The genomic segment ATTCTCTTCATTTTATCCTCACGTGTATTAATCCTTTTTATGGGAGCTAGTTTCGCAGAGAAGGGCTCTCCTTTTAGAGTCTTTATAGCCCTTGCTATACTATAGCCGCGGGCAACCAAATCCTTAACTTCATCTGGAAATAAATTACTTTCAATCTCCTTTAGTTTGGCGTCAACTCGCTCAAACTTATTCTTATAGTGTTGGTAAGCTTTTATCGCTGCTGCTAATGCATCAACTTCATGGGCGTTTTCAACCTTAACGTTATAGCGTTCAATATATGATCGAACTAACCGATGCTTCTCCTCCACGCTCATCGAGAGAGCAGGTTCAAATAATACAGCGTTAAGCTTCTTTGAAAGTCTCTCTAAGAGGACAGGTGCTGGCGAAACATCACTTGAAATAATTGTCGGCTCGCCCATCTCCCTAATTCTTTCAATAATCTTCACCAAAGACCATCCTCTATGACTTTCAACGAGAATAGGTGTTCCATCAAGTTTTAGAGCAGCAAGACCGCAGTTAAGCCCTGGATCAATACCAATAATTAACTTTTGCATATTCAATTTTTAGATTATTTTTGCTCCATTTAAGGCTTTAGAGTATATTATGGAGACTTAACGTAATCTAGGGTTGACTGAAAATCCCTAAATAAACCGAATTTCCTCTTAAAAAATCTCAGTATATTCCATACATCTCTCTTTAGTAAGGCGTCAGCATTCGGATGCTCCTTCCTAACATATTGGGGCCAATCTATTATCAATATATGCCAATCAGGAGTTAGGACTACATTGAATTCACTTAAGTCGCCATGTATCACTCCAGCCTTAATGTAGGCTCTCCTAATATTTTCCAGAATCTCATCCAAAATTGCTTTGGGATCAGGTATTTCCGTAAAGCGGAATAAGCATTCACCCTCTATTATGCCCATAACTACCACATGCCTATTGTATCCAACTGGTTTAGGTGCAGAGATACCGCAAGGGTAAACTAGTTTTAATGCCTCAATCTCTCTTTCAGCGGCTAAGCGGGATTGATAGAGCCAAGATGCATGCCTTCTATCAAGCAGGTATCCTCTAAGCCTCCTAGTCTGCCGGAAGCTTATTCTACCTAAACGGTGAAATTTAACAGCCACTCTTTCACCACTACAAGTTATAGCATCATATACATCTGATTCCTTACCTACACCCAATGGTTTACCAAGCGATTCTAATATGCCAGCTT from the Candidatus Bathyarchaeia archaeon genome contains:
- a CDS encoding serine/threonine-protein kinase RIO2, whose protein sequence is MSSAEIAARVFRQLEPEDIKVLAMIEIDLSRHRFVPEKDILKLSGLSEKEVKYRLEKLNSLGLIYRWIGPYVGYVLNMAGYDCLALNALVKAGILESLGKPLGVGKESDVYDAITCSGERVAVKFHRLGRISFRQTRRLRGYLLDRRHASWLYQSRLAAEREIEALKLVYPCGISAPKPVGYNRHVVVMGIIEGECLFRFTEIPDPKAILDEILENIRRAYIKAGVIHGDLSEFNVVLTPDWHILIIDWPQYVRKEHPNADALLKRDVWNILRFFKRKFGLFRDFQSTLDYVKSP